TGTACGCCGCGGGGCGGGACGCCGTCGGCGTCGCATCCCACTCGTACATCAGTGGCCTATCGATTGCCGACTGCATCTTCTCCGGTCGCAACGCCGGCCGCCACGCGGCAACAGCAAGAGCGACGAGCTGAAGCAGTTTCAGCGCGTCACGAGAACCGGAAGCGCACGCCGCCGCGCACAAGCAGCGGGCTGCCAGTCTGCTTGACGCCGCCGCCATGGTCTACGATATACTCACGATCGGTAAGATTCTCCCCAGCAAGGAAAATCTCGCCGTGCCAGAAGGGCAGTTGGCGGGCGACGGTGGCGTTCAGGAGGAAGAAGCTGCCCTGCCGGTCATTGTGCTCTTGATCTTCGAACTGTTCGTCGACAAAGCGGCCTTCGATGCGGACGCCGAACAGCTGCGGATTGCGGTACTCGGCCCGCACCGTGAACGTATGCGGCGGGATCTGCGCCAATTGATAGCCTTCGAGATCCTTGTTCAGGGGTGCGGTGCGAACCAGTGTCGCGTCGTTGAACAGATAACTGCCGGACAGCTCCAGCCCTGGTATCACCTCGTAGAGCGTTTCGACTTCGGCCCCGAAGCTGCGCGCCAACCCCTGGTTGACCCGCTGGCGCTGAGGGTTGCCCTGGGCATCGAGAACAGGATTCCCCTCAGCATCGACGACGTCGACGCTGAGGACCGGATCCTCGATCTCCTCCCAAAAGCCGGTGGCACGCAGGTCGACGTTGTCGAGCACCGGGAGGTCCACCCCGGCTTCCGCGCCGTTCAGGCGCTCTGGGCTGAGGCCGGGGTTGGGCTCGAACTGCAGCCCTTCCACCGCGCTATGCCGGTACAGTTCCGCCAGAGTCGGCGCGCGAAAGGCGCGGTAGGCGGCGGCGCGCAGATTCAGCCATTCGGTGGCACGGTAGAGCACGCTGAGTCGGGGGTTGAAGGCGGCGCGCGTTTTGCTCTCGAACGATGTGGTCGAGTTGGCGGCGGTATCCGTGACGGTGCCGTCGTAGTTGTGCCACAGATCGACGCGCCCGCTGAGGGCAAACTCCCACTGCGGCGTGGGGGTGTAAATGCCCTGAAGAAAGAACCCCGAGAAGAACTGCTTGCCGTCGCTGCGGAGTCGGTTGGTGAAAACACCGAGGTCGTGCACGACCGGGGCCGGGCTCGCCTCGTATATCTGGTCGCGGCTCTGGCCGTCGATCCCGTGCAGATCGAGACCCGCGCTAACGACAAGCGGGGCCAGCATCCGGCGCGACCATACCAACGAGGCCCCGACGTCCGTGAACGGCACGGCCTGCTTGAGCGTGCGATGTTCGCTGGTACGGGCGTCGTCGTTCGCTTGCGAGAACTGGATATTGAAGCTCTGCTGGTTCGAGAAGACCATGCCCTGCCATTCGCTGCCATCGGCGGTGCGCAGGGTGCCGCTCAGGTCAATCAGTCCGGCCTGCGTGCTACTGGTGCGCAGGGTGGTGCCGTAGTTGCGGTCCTCATCAAAATACTGTCCGTGCAGCCACACCTCGGCCGCGTCGCTGAATTGGTAGCCCACCCGGCCGTTGAACACCTCGTGGCGCGAGCCGGCGTCGCCGTCGATCGGTCCGCGCGCCTCAGGGGCAACAACCCGAAACCCGTCCAGATTGAAGAAGTCGCCCTCGAGCCCGACCATCAGCTTGCCCTGACGGCCGCTGACGGAGAAATGATCGTCCGTGAGGCCATCGGTGCCGTAAGTCGCTTTCAGCGCAGCACCATTTTCGGTCGGCTTGCGGGTGATGATGTTGATGACGCCCGCCATGGCGTAGTTGCCCCACAAGCTGGCGCCGCTGCCGCGCACCACCTCGACGTGGTCGATGTTCTCTTGGGAGATCTTACCCCAGAACACCTGCCCGTCGAAGGCGCCGATGATCGGGACGCCATCCACCATGACCAGCGCCCGACTGGCACCGGCCGGCCCAATGTTGCGCAGGGTGACCCCTTGAGCTTCGGTGTCGAGGTCTGGGGGGGTAACGAGGCTGCTCGATCGGCGAAAGAGACTGAAGCCGGGGATGGTGCGCAGGATGTCGTCCACGCTGGTGTTGGCGGACATCTTGATATCTTCATCGCTCAGCACCGTGGCGCTGGCGGCCGGCTCACCCTGGCTCAGCCCCGTGCGTGTTGCCGTCACGACCACCGTCTCGATACGCGTCTCACGCTTGGGCGCTTCCTCTTGCGCCATGGCGCGATCGCCTATCGCCGCCAGCAAGCAGACCGCTGCCGCATACCGGCACAACATCCCTACCCACCGGCACGAGCCGGAGATCCGTCTTGCCCGCATGTCGCCTGGCCCCCTTTCCGAAAACGCGCGGCATATAAAATAGGCCTGCTCACTTTGTCAAGCTAACGTAACGATTCTATTCTTTAGCCATGAATATCTACGACGTGCGTCGTATATACGATTAAGGTAGGATGTACTACGCATGTCGTAGTCATGGCTCAGCCGGCCACGGATGGCTCGGCGAGGGATTGCGGTGGCCGCGATGGGCCGTTGACATTTGCGGCTCACGTCGGTATGCGCGGCTCCGATGAAGGAACAGGACCTGCGGTTGCCCGGCGGCGATCTCGAGTATGCCGTGCTGTTTAGCGTTTGTGAACTGGGTGCGGCGTCGGCGCGAGACGTGTATCTGCAGGTTGGAGAGGCCGATGGTCTGGCGTACACGACCATCGCCAAGGTTCTCGACCGGCTTCACGTCAAGGGCTTGGTGGCACGCAAGCGAAAGGGGATGGCTTTTGTCTACCGGCCGCGGATGACGCGACGAGTGATCGAGTTTGCCCGCGCGCGGGTTTCGCTGAGCAAGCTCTTGGGGCCCGCTCCCCGTCCGGCGGTGGCAACGCTAGTGGAAGCAATGGAGTCCCTGGATCCAGGGCTTCTGGATGAGCTGGAGCGGGCGGTGGCCGCCCGCCGGGGGTCGCGTGATGGATCGTGAATTGGTACTCGCGGTCCTCGTTGCCCTGCTGTGTGGTAGCGCCCTGACGGCCGCGGGTTGGTGTCCGACCGGGTCGCCTGTCGCAGCGAGCGGCCGCGCGCTCGAGCGCCGCGCGTGGCGGCGCATGTGGTTTCCGTTCGGGCCCGCGGTGCTCGTGTTCGCGGCGCTTTGCGGCTGGGCATTGGTTGAGCCGGCCTGCGCGGAGCGAGTACCCAACTGCCTGTTGTGGGGCGCGTTGCCCTTTGCGGCCGTAGTGGCGCGGGCCGCTTGGCGGGCGTTGCGGTCTCTGACGGGGTCTCCCCAGAACCAGGCGGTAGCCACCGTTGGATTGGTTCGGCCGCGCATCATTCTCCCCCCGGAAATCGCCGAGACACTCGACGAGTATGCACTGGCTGCCGCGCTTGAGCATGAGCGGGCGCATGCGTGCCATCGGGATCCGCTGCGGATATGGCTGGCGCAGCTGGGAAGCGATTTGCTCTGGCCGTGGCCCACGGCCCGGTCGCGCTTCCTGTGCTGGAGGCGGGCGCTGGAACTTGCCCGCGACGAGGAGGCCCGGCTCAGGGGCATAGCCGGCCCAGACCTTGCCGCGGCGATTCTCGCCGCGCTTCGCTGCGGCCGCGGGGGCGGGTCATTGAGTACAGCCACGCTCGGGGGCGACGAGTCCTTCGTCAAGGAAAGAATCACCCGTCTCATGCAGGCGCTGGAGACGGAAGCGCCCCAAGCGAAGAAGAGATCGCTTTGGCTGCTGGCCTTGGCGGCGGGAGTTGTTTTGGCTGTCGTGCTCGGTACAGAGTTCGGCGAGCGCGTCATGCGAACCCTCCTGGCCGTTGCCTGACCCGGGCACCGCGGCACCCGCGAGCGCTCCAGGCGCATCTAACATCGTAGCCGCTTCCAGCGGGTCGGTCAGTTCTGGCCCCATCGCTCGGGAGAAGCTTCCGTCTTCAGTGTCCGGGCGCGTCGAGCGGCTTTTGGCAGCCGATTCGATAACATTCGCAATCGCCGTCATATTCGAAGACCACCCCATCGTGCGGCAGCAACTCCGGTTCCGAGGTGTACATCGGATGCCCCCGCTGCGTGTGCCCTGCCAAAAGCTGGAGTCGGCTGTCGGCGGGAACGAAAAAGAGATTCACGGTTTCGACATCGGGGCGTTGGTGCTCAACGAGCTGGAGATACTCCAGAATGGGGACATCGGCCCAGGTGGCGATAAAGACCGCGTTCGGTGGCAGCCGGCGGATAATCGTTTGGTCGCGCTCGGCCTTGAGGTCGCTGAAGGTCGAACTAATGAAGAGACGGATAGCGGGAGCGGGCATGGCTGCTCCGGTGAAGTTGGGTGTGAGTCGTTTTCCCGGCTACTGGGTTTTGAGAATATCTGCCGCAAAGGGGTTCTCCGACTGGATGGGCTCGACCTCCACGCCATAGGCGTCGCGGAAGGCCCGGCCCGACACGCGGCCAGGAGACCATTTGACTTCAAAGGCCCGCAGGTCGCTCCCTTGTTTCACAACCAAGTCC
The window above is part of the Candidatus Binatia bacterium genome. Proteins encoded here:
- a CDS encoding M56 family metallopeptidase, yielding MDRELVLAVLVALLCGSALTAAGWCPTGSPVAASGRALERRAWRRMWFPFGPAVLVFAALCGWALVEPACAERVPNCLLWGALPFAAVVARAAWRALRSLTGSPQNQAVATVGLVRPRIILPPEIAETLDEYALAAALEHERAHACHRDPLRIWLAQLGSDLLWPWPTARSRFLCWRRALELARDEEARLRGIAGPDLAAAILAALRCGRGGGSLSTATLGGDESFVKERITRLMQALETEAPQAKKRSLWLLALAAGVVLAVVLGTEFGERVMRTLLAVA
- a CDS encoding BlaI/MecI/CopY family transcriptional regulator: MKEQDLRLPGGDLEYAVLFSVCELGAASARDVYLQVGEADGLAYTTIAKVLDRLHVKGLVARKRKGMAFVYRPRMTRRVIEFARARVSLSKLLGPAPRPAVATLVEAMESLDPGLLDELERAVAARRGSRDGS
- a CDS encoding TonB-dependent receptor, whose protein sequence is MRARRISGSCRWVGMLCRYAAAVCLLAAIGDRAMAQEEAPKRETRIETVVVTATRTGLSQGEPAASATVLSDEDIKMSANTSVDDILRTIPGFSLFRRSSSLVTPPDLDTEAQGVTLRNIGPAGASRALVMVDGVPIIGAFDGQVFWGKISQENIDHVEVVRGSGASLWGNYAMAGVINIITRKPTENGAALKATYGTDGLTDDHFSVSGRQGKLMVGLEGDFFNLDGFRVVAPEARGPIDGDAGSRHEVFNGRVGYQFSDAAEVWLHGQYFDEDRNYGTTLRTSSTQAGLIDLSGTLRTADGSEWQGMVFSNQQSFNIQFSQANDDARTSEHRTLKQAVPFTDVGASLVWSRRMLAPLVVSAGLDLHGIDGQSRDQIYEASPAPVVHDLGVFTNRLRSDGKQFFSGFFLQGIYTPTPQWEFALSGRVDLWHNYDGTVTDTAANSTTSFESKTRAAFNPRLSVLYRATEWLNLRAAAYRAFRAPTLAELYRHSAVEGLQFEPNPGLSPERLNGAEAGVDLPVLDNVDLRATGFWEEIEDPVLSVDVVDAEGNPVLDAQGNPQRQRVNQGLARSFGAEVETLYEVIPGLELSGSYLFNDATLVRTAPLNKDLEGYQLAQIPPHTFTVRAEYRNPQLFGVRIEGRFVDEQFEDQEHNDRQGSFFLLNATVARQLPFWHGEIFLAGENLTDREYIVDHGGGVKQTGSPLLVRGGVRFRFS